A single genomic interval of Pyrobaculum arsenaticum DSM 13514 harbors:
- a CDS encoding GTP cyclohydrolase IIa translates to MHKVVLISLRGYREWTESLGPRREHIIQKVQARIHGALWSSFTAVGALPHHFRYDYLIALANNVPRHWIDTAVAKIRRSSPVEVDYCIGMGETPLDAYRSCGEHKEGKESNAVVAHVDIVNSTDATRINGPIHTYLRALDMLRTAAGACEDVGCIAFYLGGDNMVVYLPEPKAIYALLDRVEAPVRAGVGVSPRPYTAFVKATKGLDALRAENKTGVKVVR, encoded by the coding sequence GTGCATAAGGTGGTTTTAATCTCGCTCAGAGGATACCGCGAGTGGACCGAGTCCTTGGGGCCGAGGAGAGAACATATAATACAAAAAGTACAAGCCCGCATACACGGGGCTTTATGGTCGAGCTTCACCGCCGTCGGCGCTCTGCCCCACCACTTTAGGTACGACTACTTAATTGCCCTTGCCAACAACGTGCCTCGACACTGGATTGATACGGCTGTTGCAAAAATTAGGAGGTCTTCGCCTGTAGAGGTGGATTACTGCATAGGCATGGGAGAGACTCCACTGGATGCGTATAGGAGTTGTGGAGAGCACAAAGAGGGAAAGGAGAGCAATGCGGTTGTGGCCCACGTAGACATAGTGAACAGCACCGACGCGACGCGCATAAACGGTCCTATACACACATACCTCAGAGCATTAGATATGCTTCGAACAGCGGCTGGAGCGTGTGAAGATGTGGGTTGCATAGCCTTCTACCTAGGAGGCGACAACATGGTGGTGTACCTGCCGGAGCCTAAGGCCATATATGCATTGCTAGACCGCGTCGAAGCGCCGGTAAGAGCCGGGGTTGGAGTGTCTCCGAGGCCATACACTGCGTTTGTAAAGGCCACCAAGGGGCTCGACGCACTTAGAGCAGAGAACAAGACAGGTGTGAAAGTGGTGAGATGA